The genomic stretch AGACatttgatatgtgtgatacaaaaatataatcatgataacatatttttataaaataatagCAATATCTTAGgtaatcacacaagttcgagctgctcgcgagcttttcgagtcgagtCAGCCTTTGCTCGGCTTAACTCGTTAAGCTCTCCAGTCGAGCCCGAGCCCGAGTCGAGCACAAgtgagccgagctttgaccgagccgatctcgagtagctcgcgagctgtctcgtctcattaacacccctatATCCACTTACAAAAGAATCTTGATAATCACAATTAGAGGTGGCAAAACGGTCCGTTGGGTTTGGGCCGGGTTCCAATCTAATCAGGTTGGGTTGGTTCATGATGTTAAATTTTCGGCTTTTATTGGGTCTGCTCCAGTTTGCGAGCTCTGGTCACGATGTGCAATCGGTCTGACATGGTGACATTTGTAAATTGTGACCATAGACTTGAAAAAATCTAATAGAAAACTCGCCCGTATCCAATTAACCCGATAATAATGCACCCATAAGACTGACCTATTTAAGATAGTCattatccgtcttaagttaaATACATACTAAATCCCATGACAGGTTATCTAAGTTATGTCAAAAGTTTTGTTTTTATTATCACCGTATGATGgtttatttgacccgttttaacaGATGCTATGTCTTAAGCAAGAATTACTGGACTCAGAATATCAATTCAAAATCGGACCCGAAAGAATATTTAGCGGGTCCAGTTGTAAGAAGTCACAGCACTAACAAACGAAGGAAGGTCGATGTCAATTGTCAGCATAAGATAAGTACTCGGATTTATCTTGATTGGAATATAATACAAGTGTGAGTTTACAACTTCACACAATGACACAATCACGCTCTAATATAATATTGACAAGTCCATTTTGGCTGCTTTTTTAAAGTTATTTCTATGGATTTTGGGTATGATACTAACATTGATGTTAGACCTTCATTGCCAAAGCTCACCCTTTGATGAAGACCATTTTTAATGTCCCGTATTAAATATAAAAATTGTGATCCAATGACAAAGTTTAGGAATCAAAGTTGAAAATCAATAGTAACATTGAAATACTCACCCTATTCTAGTTGCTTATTTCTTCCCTTTTTATTTtgcaaaaaaaataagaaaatgattTTAGACAATACAAAACACTTTATACCTCATgtaaatgaatttggaccacacaaaacccttccaaaaaaggaaagaggaaagaAAATCCGACTatcatgaaaaaggaaagagggaagaaatgagCGACTTGGAGGGAGTAGCATGTCCGTAAGAGTGGAGTCTAAGGGTTACAATTTGGATGAAACTTCCCAGAAGATCCAGGTTTAAGCGTCCCCAAGAATAATCTTATGTGATATTTATGGCGTGTTGGCGTGAGCGGACTGAGTCGAGTTAATTATAAATTTTAAAGAGGGATTAGTAACTAACTCGGTTATTGTTACCCATAAGGCTTCCACTCATATCAATCCGCATCCATTTTATCCATTATCCATCTATCAtctatcacaaaatctcattatagacggcatgtatccgtctataactaaagacgggtcaaatacaatactacatttctaataggacaagcaacaagtggggtggtggggcAAAAAATGTTACTACTTTCAagttatttgacccgtctttagctatagacggatatatccgtctataacaagACTAGCTGCTGATCATCTATTTAAATCGAATTTTTATCCGTCTTTTTAAGATCGGGTGCATTAAATGTTAGGAGATTGTTAGTTGTGCTTAGGGCTGTAAATGAGCTGGCTTGCTCGATAAGCCCTCGGAATAGCTCGGTCAATGCTTGGCTCGAGATTGGTCAAACTGAGTTCGGGCTCAGATCAAGCTGAGCCCAAACACtcattatttttaaaattacttgATAGTTATCAACATATTTACTTAAATTATatcaattttatgataaataaattaaaatattagtttataaaataaaataacttacTAATTGTTATTATAAACTAACGAAAAGATAATTTTTtcgtttgaatttgaattttttaaataaaaaattacgttataattaaaataatgctcaaaaaaatGGTACGCAAACAAAGCCTAGGCTCGGACTCGTAAAAATATCCGAGCCTTGATTTCAAGAGTTCGGGTTCAGTCTCAAACTCTATTTTTACAATATGAGCCGAGCTCGATGATAGATGAGTTCGAGCTCGGCTCGACTAGTCGACTCGATTATACCCCTAGCTGTGCTAGTCAACCAGGAATCAACCTATCCATTCCCTGGATAACAAATCAAATTACAGTCCCTTTAATAATTTAGTAGCACCACCACGTGAAGTGCGCTCCTCATCTTATACTAAAACAAACAAGAACACTAGGTACAGAACACAAAGATCAATCCTCACTAACATATCCCTATCCCTATTTCCTCGTGATTCCTTCATCCTTTCTTTATTTTCTCCTTAAATCCCTCACTCAAATCCCCAAAATacaacaaccaaaaaaaaaaaaaatgaaatctcaatttcaaattttcacaatttttcttctttcaatctcaactttACTCATAAATCTACCAACAATTTCATCATCAACAATCCCAACTGAAGCAATCCCAACTAAATCAGGCTACTTAAAAGTAAACTCAACATCCGGTTCATCAATATTCTACACATTTTACGAAGCGAAACAACCAATTTCATCACTTGCTAAAACACCTCTTCTTATCTGGCTTCAAGGCGGTCCGGGTTGTTCTTCTATGATCGGCAATTTCTTTGAACTCGGTCCGTGGCGGGTGAACCGCTCTTTAGAGCTTGAACCCAATCTCTACTCATGGAACCGCCTTTTCGGGTTAGTGTTTTTTGATAATCCCATCGGTACAGGGTTTAGTATAGCTGCTGAACCGGAAGAAATTCCGAGGAATCAACGTAGAGTTTCGCAACATCTTTATATTGCGCTTAAAGCGTTTATTAGGTTGGATAAGAAATTGTTTGGTAGACGGCCGGTTTATATAACCGGCGAAAGTTACGCAGGGAAATATGGACCGGCTTTTGGGTATTATATCGTAAGAAGAAATGCATGGGTTCGTAAAAAAAACCGGATTAATTTGCATGGAGTTGCGGTAGGTAATGGTTTAACCGATCCAGAAAGTCAAGTTAAAATTCACGGGTTAAATGCGTATTATTCCGGGTTGATTAACGATAATCAACGGTCCCAGTTAGAAGCTGAACAAAAAAATGTTGTTGAATTGATCGAAGATGAAAAATGGGGCGAAGCGACGAATGCAAGGAATAAAGTTTTACGTATGTTGCAAAATATGACAGGGTTAGCTACATTGTATGATGTACGTAGGAAAACACCGTATGAGACGGAATTAGTAGAACAGTTTTTAAGAGACGAGGAGGTTAGGAAGGCGTTAGCAGTGAATAAAAAGTCGAAAGTATTCGAGGAATGTAGTGATGAAGTAGGGAATGCGTTACATGAGGATGTAATGAAGAGTGTTAAGTATAAATTGGAGTATTTGTTGAAGAAGAGGGTTAAGGTGTTGTTATACCAAGGTGGGGATGATTTGAGAGACGGGGTTGTGTCGGTTGAGGCGTATTTGAAGAAATTGAAGTGGGTCGGGTTGAAGGAGTTTGGAAGTTCGGAAAGGCGGGTTTGGAATGTAAGAGGGGAGGTAGCAGGTTATGTGCAAAAATGGGGGAGTTTGAGTGAGGTTGTGGTTTTGGGTGCAGGGCATTTAGTTCCTTATGATCAAGGGTTGAATTCTCAAGTTATGATTGAGGATTGGGTTTTGGGTAGAGGGTTTTTTGTTGATGATAAGATTGAGTTAAGTTATTCTGAAATGATTGTATCTTAATTGGaataatttgtgtttgaattgaATGAAAAAAGGGTGAAATTGGTGGTGTATGTTAATTGTGGATTTTAGTATGTTTGATTGTTCTTGTTTGAATGTGAATTAGTGAAAATATGTAGATGCTATGAAGGAATAATTTGAAGAATTGTGTCATTGTGTGATGTTCATAATTTTGTGAGGTATTCCTTCCGCCTCGTTCATTTATTTACCTggagtattttaattaaaggtaaacaaatgattgagatatAATAAGTTTTTTTTCCTATTATTAATGTGTATAATTTGACAAATGTGAAActgaaggtaaacaaatgattgagacacaaAGAGTATTATTAGGAGGCGTTTGGTTCTCGCGCgtgagtatgagtttggaatCAAGAATCATACCTAGGTGGTATGGGTTTGAAACTTGATCCTTCATACTTGTGTTTGTTTCAGTTTTGGGTGAAATGAGTTAAACTTCATCAAAGTTTAACAAATTTAAAATAATCATTAAAAATAATTGACAAGATATTATTCGCACATCGTGACAATCAACATATCGAAgaaggtcaaagatgtccacaacaagtcaacgacttatacAACTAGCCGATGATGCAAAATTATCTACTACCGCTTAGcctggtctcggcgtgacaacccgCCAAATAGGGACACATACCCGCAGACTCATATCCAAGACTTtggcggtgagtcaacatggcccACGGCCGCCATAGGTCcccggccgaggggtagatcgccTTTTCCACCTACTAGCCACTGGCCACTGCCACTACGCGACAAAAGAAAgctcctataaatactcctcaaccttcattgaggaaaggatcgaaCAACTAAACcaaaaatacactattcatctcgtaatatctcccttatctctctacaacatatctagccaagtaacacgcCTTAATCCTTTGAGCcatcgacttgagcgtcggagtgaaaGACGCGCAAGCACAAAGCCAAACCCTCGCCTGCTCATCATTGTTGAGAGAggcgagaggaacgatagagacgcgaggaatccaactcaagacattattctacgagccacgggtggtaacgatacttgcttccggaattacacccgaacAATTGGCGCAAATCGTGGggatagacactagaagctagtcatattcattcccaaacaaaaaaaaaaaagaaaacaacaaaaacccacccaaaaagctaagaaaatgtcgaaaaacaacaagacgcatcgtgaccgacgaaacgcgttctaccaagatgatGCTTTCAACAACTCGAGTCGTGCGGCCCTCCAccgcggagtaatccaaccgaaggtcgggatgccaataatacccgacacACCGGTGCcgcccaaccaggtcaccatcatgggacgggtggttgacgtagcaaaaccgaAAATACTCCCGGACCTAATCGCAAGaatacgcccgctcacaccgtcacgccgacaagaaGAGCAGGTCGTCCGGGAGGCTAGGGCCCTaaacgtgactccaagaaatttgaacggggcactaggagaagccgacccgcCAAGAcgcggggagcccaaagtgggcgcggtagacctaagtccttcccgcactcgtgggaggacggcgtccccgccacacgaacgaggcttaccccaaaggagccagaggagtccgactcagcagagttggagaagaagtccgagtcgaagaaggagcccctcccgctacgggaGGAGGAGGTTAGGGAtgcaaggagccgatcgccgcgtgtcgctCGACACGTGGTTAGGCGACCCCTCAACGCCACGTCCTTGAAGTCCCGGTGCCgcataagctcaagttgccacctctgtcatacaagggagatagtgatccaaccgaccacgccgaggctttcgagtcttacatgtcggtatgggagcaccCGATGAGGtcggtgccgaattttcccaacaactttgcatgggatggctcggagagccggtacaaagggcttcccgatggctcggtgtactattacgccgacctgaagggcgctttcctagcccagtactcctgcaataagagaagggccgtagagacgtctgacctcctgactatcagacaggagggagacgagtctctacgaaactatgtgaagaggttcgacggaaaggtccagcggATTCGAGAAATCAATCCCGAACCGGCGGCCTTCGacgcgatgaagggcctcccaaggggagatttaaaaaacgagctcatcaagtgcggaggcctaggtttggacgccgccaggaagttggctgaccaagccatcaaagtagaagactaccacaagacctgggtaggccccagcgaggctgaGCAATTAGaaaggaagagccgccgggaggataaCCCGAATGAaaaacgccgtgacaacaacgggtcacggtctgatgaaagacgccgtgagagtAATATGCCACGGTCAGAAAAGTCTGCCAGAAAACAAAGCTCGGCGAATGCGGGGAGCTCGGGGACGTACTACAaaaaaacggtacgatgatcaccccctagtcgtgtcggcggccgaggtcttcgctttgagcaagaacgagggccagaaatgggaaagaccccctaggccgaggagtgacggtgacacgagccagtactgtaaataccacggccacaccggacacttaaccaacgattgccgacacctgaaggatgtcattgaagagctaatccggatggggagcctcggcaaatatgttgccagtGGCCAAAAACCAGATGCCGGCGGATCAAATAGCAAGTCCGCCTCTGAGCGGGTAGGAGTAGTCAATGTCGTCATCAGGGACAACGAGAGCAATGGGTCCGCTCATGAGCGCAAACGGCCCCAGGATGAACCTTAtccggccatcaactttgtgcccaacacagtaACCCCCGCTCCCAGCATCCCAGACATGACCATCGGACAAAGGGACTACGATGGAGTCGCCGCTCTTCATAGCGACCCACTTACAGTCcgcctagacatagccaaccacctggtgaaggggtgcctgattgacacaggcgcctacacgaatgttatgaacagagaatgctttctcggcctcggtctgaggattgaaaatttgagcccccgcaccaacccgttaTACTGACTTTTCGGGGCtactggtacccctggggtcaatcagtatgccggtgaggttcggcgagggaggtGCAGCCAAGAACGTCATGTCTAAATTCGTAGTCATCGACGGCACGCCTGCCTACGATGTACTCATAGGCCGGATCACTTTGAGCGAAATCGATTTGTAATATCCATCCGGGCCCCGACATTGATATATGTCTCGGACCGAGGGGAGGCACATAGGCTCATCTCGAAAAAAGAGGGAGATCCCGGTTTGTGGGAGGTTCACGCTAACGGCCCCTCCGCGACGAATGGCTCGAGGGCCGATAtcgttatcatcagcccaaacggggatgtatccgagcacgccttgaagcttacctcagTGGCCTCCAACAAggaatccaagtacgaggcgaTGATAACCGGAATTGAGCTAGCTAAAGCGCCGGGCGTAACGTATCATGGTAAAGACAGATTCGCTCCTCGTGACCAACCAGGTTAAAGGAGAGTGCGAAGCCCAGGACTACGAGACAATAAGGTATCTAGTAAGGGTGAGAGCTGTCGCTTCAGAACTGGAATCGTTCCGGATACAGTACACCCCGGATCCGGAACACCaggaccatcggcatggtcgaaggagcagagaccgaggaagtagagattgatccgggccgcaccgtaaccgtcggtgtcaacctggaacgaattcgagccgacctcctggactgccgaggaagaacaaagatgttttcgcatactCGGCGGCCGAAATGCGGGCGTGAatcgggaggtgattgttcacaagtgaacgtactccccaccgccgcCCGATCAAGCgagagaatgaggaactcctcggtcgagaaggacgaggccatcaaagccgaagtaaataaattactagcggcaggtttcatcatgccttgtacttatcctgagtggttagccaatgttgtaatggtgaagaaatcatcgggagcatggagaatgtgtgtagactttaccaaccttaataaagcatgccccaaagattgttatcccttgcctcggatagatagcttaatcgacgccacggcaggctacaccatgctaagcctgctggacgccttctcagggtatcaccaagtgtttatggccgaggaagacatgcctaaatgcgcatttatcaccgccaacggcacatacatgtacaaaatgatgccgttcggtttgaagaacgccggagcaacgtaTACGAGgctagtggacaaagtgttccaaaatcaaaaaggacgaaacattgaggcatatgtcgacgatgctattgtaaaaagcaagtccgacagcgagcatctggccgatttacacgagacattttgctcactaaggaaatacaagatgaagctcaacccaatgaaatgcaacttcggtgtccgggcaggaaAATTTCTAGgagtacttgtcagcgccagagGCATAAacgccaatccagacaaagtccaagcaatcctggacctgCCGGAACCGAGGAATcggaaagaggttatgatgctgaccggaagaatggcggctctcgcccgtttcatctctcggtcagccgacaagagcacaccattcttcaaagtgttgaaaggaaataaagatttcagctggggggaggaacagagcacggctttcaaacaactgaaagctcatcttcagactctcccaactctgtccaggccgatattgggggagacgctatacctatacatagccgtaacctcggccacggtcagtgctgtgatcatcagggaagaagacaaacagcaacacccaatctactttgtcagccatacactattgcccgccgagagaaattacccactaatcgaaaaagcagccttcgccgtcgtcgtcgccacaaggaagttaaaaccctacttcgacgcacaccccgtgacggtcctaaccgatcagccattggagaaatccttggaaaaattcgaacaatccggcaggctcatcaaatgggcagtggagctctctggtttcggcattcagtacaaaccaaggccttcgataaaggggcaagcgcttgcagatttcctggccgaatgcacatatcaggaagagccaaacccaggcatatgggaggtctacaccgacggctcctccacgacgaatagctcaggagccggcatccttatcatcagcccaaacggagacgagtttgagtacgccttgaaattcaccttctcggcctcgaacaatgagtccgaatacgaggcggtgataaccggagtcgagctagctagggctgccggagcagaacacattgtgttgaagacagactcactgttggttaccaaccaaatcagaggggagtatgaggctcgagacgacggaatggtaaggtacct from Silene latifolia isolate original U9 population chromosome 2, ASM4854445v1, whole genome shotgun sequence encodes the following:
- the LOC141643912 gene encoding serine carboxypeptidase-like 50, which translates into the protein MKSQFQIFTIFLLSISTLLINLPTISSSTIPTEAIPTKSGYLKVNSTSGSSIFYTFYEAKQPISSLAKTPLLIWLQGGPGCSSMIGNFFELGPWRVNRSLELEPNLYSWNRLFGLVFFDNPIGTGFSIAAEPEEIPRNQRRVSQHLYIALKAFIRLDKKLFGRRPVYITGESYAGKYGPAFGYYIVRRNAWVRKKNRINLHGVAVGNGLTDPESQVKIHGLNAYYSGLINDNQRSQLEAEQKNVVELIEDEKWGEATNARNKVLRMLQNMTGLATLYDVRRKTPYETELVEQFLRDEEVRKALAVNKKSKVFEECSDEVGNALHEDVMKSVKYKLEYLLKKRVKVLLYQGGDDLRDGVVSVEAYLKKLKWVGLKEFGSSERRVWNVRGEVAGYVQKWGSLSEVVVLGAGHLVPYDQGLNSQVMIEDWVLGRGFFVDDKIELSYSEMIVS